In one Pseudomonas tensinigenes genomic region, the following are encoded:
- a CDS encoding DNA polymerase, translating into MNNNKKALLFIHDYTEQGNDLFYLWDGAQIGEVTAEKLVTDDAEIICHDYWLIAPAIYRTTQQLPKIITDVEELRISTSGKKTDRELKEKTDIAQSLKARVDADTIKKYLAIFHRKSAVDDSILTTIGQALLELSEEIEILAKKLDEWDRFIKIERPITEQLIQSAAKGIAINEEKLRLHKKNIEFDYYMTLKSFSSKYNVPLEIPSDAEIINYLEPKGYDFSGVNVDYVLKFVPMQDDFAIDLLKLMKIAKSRKVLNLIPLSQRRIYPITDVFGSVTSRIYFKDPSLQNLAKQHRNILAPDKGKLFSYVDFDQYEAGIMGILSGDSEILRLYASGDLYETVAEEVFGNKTNRKEAKRLFLSYAYGMRKQSLYDAASNYGANRQAAKDFFNKFSVFEKWKVAIHSEFQQQGYVKTSLGNHMQREIIGPLSEQEKRSSVSQIVQGTASLIFKKTLLNLRSETNVQIKVPMHDAVLFQHDEKFNAETVAQIFSSTMTEHFEGKIQGKASISEFFEN; encoded by the coding sequence ATGAATAACAATAAAAAAGCACTACTTTTCATTCACGACTACACTGAACAGGGCAATGATTTATTTTATTTATGGGACGGAGCTCAGATTGGAGAGGTGACAGCCGAAAAACTTGTCACGGATGATGCAGAGATCATTTGTCATGACTATTGGTTAATAGCACCAGCGATATATAGAACAACCCAGCAACTACCAAAAATCATTACCGACGTTGAAGAACTCCGAATCTCGACATCTGGCAAAAAGACCGATAGAGAACTAAAAGAAAAAACTGACATTGCACAGTCGTTAAAGGCGCGGGTTGATGCGGACACGATCAAAAAATATCTTGCCATTTTCCACCGAAAATCTGCGGTAGATGACAGCATTCTCACTACAATAGGCCAAGCTTTGCTAGAACTATCAGAGGAGATAGAAATATTAGCAAAGAAACTTGACGAATGGGATCGCTTCATCAAGATAGAACGACCAATAACAGAGCAATTAATACAATCAGCAGCTAAAGGCATTGCAATAAACGAAGAAAAACTTCGCTTACACAAGAAAAATATTGAATTTGATTATTACATGACACTGAAGTCCTTCTCATCAAAATACAATGTGCCGTTAGAAATACCGTCAGACGCTGAAATCATTAACTATCTTGAACCAAAAGGGTATGATTTTTCCGGAGTAAACGTTGACTACGTTTTAAAATTCGTACCGATGCAGGACGACTTCGCCATAGATCTTTTAAAGCTCATGAAAATTGCAAAATCGAGAAAGGTACTCAACCTGATCCCTTTAAGTCAAAGAAGGATATATCCTATAACAGATGTTTTCGGCTCAGTCACCTCTCGCATATACTTCAAAGACCCTTCATTACAAAATCTAGCTAAACAGCACAGAAATATACTAGCGCCGGATAAAGGAAAATTATTTTCCTACGTCGACTTTGATCAGTATGAAGCTGGGATAATGGGCATATTATCTGGTGACAGCGAAATCCTGAGACTTTATGCCAGCGGCGACCTTTACGAAACCGTTGCAGAGGAAGTTTTTGGTAATAAAACCAATCGGAAGGAGGCGAAAAGGCTATTTCTCTCATACGCTTACGGAATGCGAAAACAAAGCCTTTATGATGCAGCATCAAACTACGGTGCAAATAGACAGGCAGCAAAAGATTTTTTTAACAAATTCTCTGTTTTCGAGAAATGGAAAGTCGCTATACATTCGGAATTTCAACAACAAGGCTATGTCAAAACCTCCTTAGGAAACCATATGCAACGTGAAATAATCGGACCTTTATCTGAACAAGAAAAGAGATCTTCCGTGAGTCAAATAGTACAAGGCACCGCATCTCTCATATTCAAAAAAACACTTTTAAACCTGAGGAGCGAAACCAACGTTCAAATCAAAGTACCAATGCATGACGCCGTACTTTTCCAACATGATGAAAAATTCAACGCTGAGACGGTCGCGCAAATATTCTCCTCTACCATGACCGAGCATTTCGAGGGAAAAATTCAAGGAAAAGCATCAATTAGTGAGTTTTTTGAGAATTAA
- a CDS encoding 2OG-Fe(II) oxygenase: MQANIQTLPITLTPELDFDQNAASAFGELLTHEYTQATPFPHIVIDNFLQADVIASIREHFPVEPTNNEQIYERGYKGQLKRQISPNACSPYLKNVFNTFNSAPMLEFLEKLTGIQGLIPDPYFAGGGLHETKTGGFLGVHSDFRLNKKLNVERRLNVIIYLTEDWQEAYGGNLELWDVGMKNCLKKVLPIYNRCVIFNTDKDSNHGHPEPLTTPEHITRRSIALYYYTASGVGGEPGQRNKTHYKPRPKDRWSLRYYVSKLFKTKR; encoded by the coding sequence ATGCAAGCCAACATACAAACACTCCCCATCACCCTGACCCCCGAACTCGACTTCGACCAAAACGCCGCCAGCGCTTTCGGCGAATTGCTGACCCACGAATACACCCAAGCCACACCATTCCCGCACATCGTCATCGACAACTTCCTGCAAGCAGACGTCATCGCCAGCATCCGCGAACACTTCCCGGTCGAACCGACCAACAACGAACAAATCTACGAGCGCGGCTACAAAGGCCAACTCAAACGCCAGATCAGCCCCAACGCCTGCAGCCCGTACCTGAAGAACGTCTTCAACACCTTCAACTCCGCACCCATGCTGGAATTCCTCGAAAAACTCACCGGTATTCAAGGGCTGATTCCTGATCCCTACTTCGCAGGTGGTGGCCTGCACGAAACCAAAACCGGCGGCTTCCTCGGCGTGCACTCGGATTTTCGGCTGAACAAAAAGCTCAACGTTGAACGACGACTGAACGTGATCATTTACCTGACCGAGGACTGGCAGGAGGCGTACGGCGGCAACCTGGAGCTTTGGGATGTGGGGATGAAGAATTGCCTGAAGAAGGTGCTGCCGATTTATAACCGGTGTGTGATTTTCAATACGGATAAGGACAGCAATCACGGGCATCCGGAGCCGTTGACTACGCCGGAGCACATCACTCGGCGGTCGATTGCGCTTTATTACTACACGGCGAGTGGGGTGGGTGGGGAGCCGGGGCAGAGGAATAAAACGCACTATAAGCCGCGGCCGAAGGATCGGTGGAGTTTGAGGTATTACGTGAGTAAGTTGTTTAAGACGAAGAGGTGA
- a CDS encoding AraC family transcriptional regulator, protein MFPSPVRQQIILRSDNLRSDDFGALFSRLFGNRYADNPPLPSNIIIGGVYGRHDGVSFRRMHYHGDFTVAFPDPQDEITFVIPTAGKIVFNHATESIGMSHVGLAIDKADIRSMRFLDDHAHHGMSINRLQLTERLSALLDKPILQKIVFEPSVDLNSAAFQGIKALIDLATGTEFDLLINSGTLMPSRLREMLVDAVLEAWPHNFSEALQRPAPMVAPKHVKLAVEFIQAHPEQLVSGVDLARLSHVSQRALQEGFRRFVGMSIVAYQRQVRLERAYEDLKRRGSGSVTEVALRFGFSNVGRFCRYFQGAYGVSPAEFRARG, encoded by the coding sequence GTGTTTCCGTCTCCCGTTCGCCAGCAAATCATCCTGCGCTCCGACAACCTCCGTTCGGACGACTTCGGTGCACTGTTTTCCCGATTGTTTGGCAATCGTTATGCCGACAATCCGCCGCTGCCGTCGAACATCATTATTGGCGGTGTTTACGGGCGCCATGATGGCGTGAGTTTTCGGCGGATGCATTATCACGGTGATTTCACCGTCGCTTTCCCCGATCCACAGGATGAGATCACGTTCGTCATTCCCACTGCTGGCAAGATCGTTTTCAACCACGCTACTGAGTCCATCGGTATGTCGCACGTGGGGCTGGCGATCGATAAGGCGGATATCCGTTCGATGCGCTTTCTGGATGATCACGCGCATCACGGGATGTCGATCAATCGTCTTCAGCTCACCGAGCGGCTATCGGCGCTATTGGATAAGCCGATTCTGCAGAAGATTGTTTTTGAGCCGAGTGTGGATCTGAATTCGGCGGCGTTTCAGGGGATCAAGGCGTTGATTGATCTGGCCACGGGGACGGAGTTTGATCTGCTGATCAACAGCGGAACGTTGATGCCGTCGCGGTTGCGCGAGATGTTGGTCGATGCGGTGCTGGAGGCTTGGCCGCATAACTTTTCCGAGGCATTGCAGCGGCCGGCGCCGATGGTTGCGCCAAAGCATGTGAAGTTGGCGGTGGAGTTTATTCAGGCGCATCCGGAGCAGTTGGTCAGTGGCGTGGATCTGGCGCGGTTGAGTCATGTGAGTCAGCGCGCATTGCAGGAAGGGTTTCGGCGGTTTGTCGGGATGTCGATTGTGGCGTATCAGCGGCAGGTGCGGCTGGAGCGGGCTTATGAGGATTTGAAGCGGCGGGGTTCGGGGTCGGTGACGGAGGTGGCGTTGCGGTTTGGGTTTAGCAATGTGGGGCGGTTTTGTCGGTATTTTCAGGGGGCTTATGGGGTGAGTCCGGCGGAGTTTCGGGCTCGGGGGTGA